The Streptomyces noursei ATCC 11455 sequence TTCGCGGAGCCCGTCGGCCCGAGCTTCTGGGAGCGCGGATGAGTAACGAGACAACCGCGACCACTGAGCGCCGTGGCCAGGCGCCACGGGGTGAGCGGATCGCCGACTGGGCCGACGGCCGGCTGGGCATCTACAGCCTGGCCAAGGCCAACATGCGCAAGATCTTCCCGGACCACTGGTCCTTCATGCTGGGCGAGGTCGCGCTCTACAGCTTCATCATCATCATCCTGACCGGTGTCTACCTGACGCTGTTCTTCCACCCGAGCATGGCCGAGGTCACCTACCACGGGTCCTACGTGCCGATGCACGGGATCAAGATGACCCAGGCGTTCGAGTCGACGCTGAACATCAGCTTCGACGTGCGCGGTGGCCTGCTGATCCGGCAGATCCACCACTGGGCGGCGCTGGTCTTCCTGGCCGCGATGATGGTCCACATGATGCGGGTGTTCTTCACCGGTGCGTTCCGCAAGCCGCGTGAGGTCAACTGGCTCTTCGGATTCCTGCTGTTCGTCCTGGGCATGTTCACCGGCTTCACCGGTTACTCGCTCCCCGACGACCTGCTGTCCGGCACCGGTGTCCGCTTCATCGAGGGCGTCATCCTGGCGATGCCGCTGGTCGGCTCGTACCTGCAGATGTTCATCTTCGGCGGCGAGTTCCCCGGGCACGACATCATCCCGCGGTTCTTCACGGTCCACGTGCTGCTGCTGCCGGGCATCATGCTCGGCCTGCTGGTGGCGCACCTGATCCTGGTCTTCTACCACAAGCACACGCAGTTCCCGGGTGCCGGCAAGACCAACAACAACGTGGTCGGCATGCCGCTGCTGCCGGTCTACATGGCCAAGGCCGGAGGCTTCTTCTTCCTGGTCTTCGGTGTGATCTCGGTGATCGCCGCGGTCGCCAGCATCAACCCCGTGTGGGCCATCGGCCCGTACCGGCCGGACCAGGTGTCCACCGGTGCGCAGCCGGACTGGTACATGGGCTTCGCCGAGGGCCTGGTGCGTGTCATGCCGGGCTGGGAGTGGAACTTCTGGGGCCACACCATCAACTTCGGTGTGCTGATCCCGATCCTGGTCTTCCCGCTGGTCCTGGTCGCCATCGCGGTCTACCCGTTCATCGAGTCCTGGGTCCGCGGCGACAAGCGCGAGCACCACATCCTGGACCGCCCGCGCAACGTGCCCACCCGCACCGGCTTCGGTGTGGCCTGGCTCGTCGCGTACTTCGTGATGCTGATCGGTGGCGGCAACGACCTGTGGGCCACCCACTTCCACCTGTCGATCAACTCGATCACCTGGTTCGTCCGGATCGCGTTCTTCGTCGGGCCGGTGCTGGCCTTCATCGCCACCAAGCGGATCTGCCTGGGTCTCCAGCGTCGCGACAAGGACAAGGTGCTGCACGGGCGCGAGTCCGGCATCATCAAGCGCCTGCCGCACGGTGAGTTCATCGAGGTCCACGAGCCGCTCAACCAGGAGCAGCTGCACGTCCTCACCCAGCACGAGCAGCCCGAGCCGCTCGAGCTCGGTCCCGAGGTCGACGAGAACGGTGTCCGGCGCAAGTTCAAGCGCTCGCAGAAGCTGCGCGCCAAGCTCTCCAAGGGCTACTACGGCGAGGACAACGTCATCCCCAAGCCGACCGTCGAGGAGTACAAGGAGATCACCAGCGGCCACGGCCACCACTGATCCCCGCGGGCGCGGCACTGCCGCGCACCGCTGGTAGTACGCCACCCAGAGGGCCCCGTCCACGAAGAGGACGGGGCCCTCCGGCATGCCCGGGGGTCGATAGGGTGAACGGCACAAGCAGGAGACGATCCAGGAGCGTGGACCATGAACGTTGTGACCCCGGCAGGCGGCGGCAGCGTGGCGGACCGCTCCTGGCCGGCCGTACTGAACGCCCTCCTCGACGCCCGTGACCTCACCGCCGACGACACCGCCTGGGTCATGGACCGGATCATGCGCGGCGAGGCCACCGACGCGCAGATCGCCGGCTTCGCGGTGGCGCTGCGCGCCAAGGGCGAGACGGTCGCCGAGATCTCCGGCCTGGTGCGGGCGATGTACGCGCACGCCAGCCTGATCGAGGTGCCAGGACCCAGCGTCGACATCGTCGGCACCGGCGGGGACGGCGCGAACACGGTCAACATCTCCACCATGTCGGCCATCGTGGTCGCCGGCACCGGCGCCAAGGTCGTCAAGCACGGCAGCCGCGCCGCGTCCTCGGCCAGCGGGGCCACGGACGTCCTGGAGAAGCTGGGCATCAATCTGGACCTGTCGCCGCGGCGGGTGGTGGAGGTCGCGGAGGAGGCCGGGATCACCTTCTGCTTCGCGGCCAAGTTCCACCCCGCGCTGCGACACGTGGCGGCCGCCCGCGGCCAGCTGGGCATCCGGACGACCTTCAACGTACTGGGGCCGCTGACCAACCCGGCCCGGGTCAGGGCCCAGGCGACCGGCGTCGCGGACGCCCGGATCGCGCCGATCCTCGCCGGGGTGCTGGCCGAGCGCGGCTCCTCGGCGCTGGTCTTCCGCGGCGACGACGGACTGGACGAGCTGACCACCACCGCCACCTCCCGGGTGTGGGTCGTACGGGACGGCGCGGTCCACGAGGAGTCCTTCGACCCGCGGGACGTCGGCATCGACCTGGTGCCGGTGGAGGCGCTGCGCGGCGGGGACGCGTCGTACAACGCGGAGGTGGCCCGGCGGCTGCTGGACGGCGAGACCGGGCCGGTGCGGGAGGCGGTGCTGCTGAACGCGGCGGCCGCGCTGGCCGCGCTGGAGCCGTCCGACGCCCCGCTCACCGAGCGGATCCGGGACGGCCTGCGCAAGGCAGCCGAGTCGATCGACTCGGGCGCGGCCCGGCGGACGCTGGACCGCTGGGTGGCGGCCAGCAACGCCTGACGCCCCTCGGATGTGACGCAGGTCCCGGTCCGCCATACGGACCGGGGCTTGCGCCCCGATGATCGTGTGGCATGATTCAGCCCAGGTCACGAGTGACAGCGATGTAGGCCCCGGCCCGCTGTCCGGCAACCCTCCTTCCGTGGCGGGGTGCCCCGGGTGATGACCAGGTCGCAGGCAACGAGGTCTGCGGCAAGCGCGGATCCCTCGCCAGGGATCCTGGTCCTCGAGGGAGTCCTTCCGTGATGAAGCGAATGCGCTAGGGCCTGACGGCCCTTCTCCGCACCCTTTTTCCTTTTACGCTGCGCGCCGCGCCGTGCGTTCTCGCGCACCCTGATGCGCCCCGTCCCGCAGCGAACCCGCTTATCTCTCACGGGAGTTCGCCATGCCTGTCGTCACCGCTGCCGCCGACCGTTCCGTTTGTGCCCCGCTGCCGGTTCTGGGCCGGGATGTCCTCGTCCCGCTGGTGACCGGCGGCGAAGCCGTCTACGCCGCACTGGACTACGCCGCCAGCGCGCCGGCGCTCCAGCGGGTCTGGGACGACGTCGCCGCCTACGCCCCGTACTACGGCAGCGTCCACCGCGGCGCCGGCTACCTCTCCCAGCTCTCCACCGACCTCTTCGAGAACGCCCGCAAGGCCGTCGCCGACTTCCTCGGCTGCCGCGCCGAGGACCAGGTCGTCTTCACCCGGTCCACCACCGACTCGCTGAACCTGCTGGCCGCCACCCTGCCGCAGGGCACCCGGGTGTTCGTCTTCGAGACCGAGCACCACGCCTCGCTGCTGCCCTGGGAACGCCGCGCCGACCTGGCGGTGACCTACCTCAACGCCCCGCGCACCCCGCGACAGGCGGTGGACACCATGGAGAAGGCGCTGGCCACCCGCGAGCCCTACGGCCCGGCGCTGGTCTGCGTCACCGGCGCCTCGAACGTCACCGGCGAACTGTGGCCGGTGCGGGAACTGGCCGCCGCCGCGCACGCCCACGGCGCCCGGATCGTGCTGGACGCCGCCCAACTCGCCCCGCATCATCCTGTGGACATCGCCGAACTGGACGTCGACTGGGTCGCGTTCTCCGGCCACAAGCTCTACGCGCCGTTCGGCGCCGGGGTGTTGGCCGGCCGCGCCGACTGGCTCCAGGAGGCCGAGCCGTACCTGGCCGGCGGCGGCGCCAGCCGGAAGGTCGCCCGGCGGGCCGACGGCGGCGTGGACGTCGAGTGGCACACCACCGCCGCCCGGCACGAGGCCGGTTCGCCCAACGTGATCGGCGCCTACGCCATCGCCTCCGCCTGCCGGGCGCTCACCGAGGCCGGCTTCGACGGCCTGGTCGCCCGCGAACAGGAGCTGATCGCCCGGGTCCAGGCGGGCCTGGCCGACGTCCCGGAGGTCCGGATCCTCTCCCTCTTCGGCGACGATGCCCCGCGCGTCGGCGTCATCTCCTTCATCGTCGAGGGCTGGAACAGCTCGCACTTCGCCGCCGCCCTCTCCGCGGAGTACGGCATCGGCGTCCGCGACGGCCTCTTCTGCGCGCACCCGCTGGTACGGACCCTGCTGGGCAGCGAGCCCGGCGACCCGGGGGAGTGCGGCGCCCCCGAGGCCGCACCCGGTGAACGCTCCCTCAACGCGATCCGCGTGAGCTTCGGGGCGGGAACGCCCGACGAGCACGTCGACCGCTTCGTACGAGCGGTGCGCGAGCTCGTCGCCGAGGGCGCGCGGTGGAACTACCGCGTCGAGGACGGCCGTTGCGTCCCGGCCGGGTCCGCCGGGGCCGCCGGGTCCGCCGGGGCCGCCTGACGGCGGGGTGGTCCCGCTACGTCTGGGCGGGTCCGCTGCGCGGGGCTGTTCGGCAGCGGTGCCGGGTCTGCGGGGCTGGGGTTGTCCGGACTGCTGCCGCTTTACGTCCGGACAACCCCAGCCCCGCAGACCCGTCCCCTCCCGTAGGTGGTCGTAAAGACCGTGGGTGGGGGGCGTACGCCGGTGGTTCCCTGCGGGTTCGTTGTCGAGTGGTGACCGTCGCCGGACCACCGGCGCTAGCTCCCACTCACCGTCTGTATGACCCACCCACGGGAGGTGACGGGCCGGAGGGGGTGGTGTGCAGGACGTAAAGCGATAGCAGTCCTGCACACCACCCCCGCAGGCCCGTCACCGCACCCGACAGCCCCGCGCAGCGGATCGGCCCCGCGCAGCGGACAACGCAAGGTCCCGCCGCCCGGCGGGCCAGGCGGGCCCGGCGCCGCAGGCGCAAAAGCGAGCAACCCCCACGGCGGGGACGCCGACAACGTGGGAAGCCAGCCAAGCGCAGCGCAACGCTACGCGTCGAGGCCGATGGAGAACGCCGCCTCCAGGTCATGCTGCGAATACGTGCGGAACGCGATGTGCGTCTCGGTCGAGGCGACGCCCGGCACCTTGCTGATGCGGCCGGGGATGACGTCCGCGAGGTCGTCGTGGTTGGCGACCCGCACCATCGCGATGAGGTCGTGCGCGCCGGTGACCGAGTAGACCTCGCTGACGCCTTCCAGCGCGGCGATCTGCTCGGCGATCTCGGGGATCTGATCCACGCTGGTCTTGATGAGCACGATCGACGTGATCACGGCTGGCTCTCTCCCTCGGCCGACGGTCCGTTGTCCCTGGTGGCCCCCACAGTATCCCGCCCGTAGCGGGCCCAGGCGTAGAGGAAGCCGAGGGCGAAGCCGACGACGTGGGCGAGGTAGGCGACGCCGGGGCCGGCCGGGTCGTGGCGGGCGGCCTGCCACTGGAGGCAGAACCAGAAGAGCAGCACCAGCCAGGCCGGGAACCGCAGCGGCAGGAAGAACAGGAACGGGAACAGGCTGGTGACCCGGGCCCGGGGGAAGAGGAAGAGGAAGGCGCCCAGGACGCCGGAGATGGAGCCGGAGGCGCCGACCAGCGTCTGGTCGGAGGAGGCGTGCGCGGCGGCGTAGCCCAGCAGCGCCAGGTAGCCGACGGTCACGTAGAAGGCGGTGAACGGGAGCCGGCCCATCCGGGCCTCGGTCATCCCGCCGAAAACGTACAGAAACAGCATGTTGCCGAGCAGGTGCAGCCAGCTCGCGTGGACGAAGAGTGCGGTGAGCGGGGTGAGCAGGGCCCGCGGTGCGCCGCTCCACAGATCGAGCGGAATCACGCCCCAGTGCTCGTAGTACCTGCTCTGGGCGTGGAACAGGGCGTCACCGGTGCCGTATGTCCGGTTCAGGCCGGAGTCCGGGCCGAGCGCGAAGAGTGCGCAGCACAGTCCGATCAGCACGTTCGTCATCCGTGAGAACACCGCGCGCAGCGAGCGGGCGGGGTGGACCGGCGCCGTCATGAAGTGATCATGGCGCAATGCGGGCACACGGGACAGAGTGCCTCGCCGCGTCCCGGCTTCCGGGCGGGCCCGCGCCGGCCCGCTGTCAGGCCGTAGGGTTACAGGCAGTACGTTGCGTATTTCCGCAGTCCGACGGCGCACCGCGTGAGCGCACCGCAGCACGAGCACGACGAGCACGACGAGCACGAAAGAGGACGACACGATGGCTGTTCCCCTGCCGACGGCGGAAACCCGGTGGCGTTGCACGCTGTGCGGAAACCTCACCCGGTTCGACGTGACCCGTCGGTCCAAGGTCGTGGAGTACGTCCACCTCGACCTGGCAGGGGAGCCGTCGGTGGAGGAGCGCGAGGTCGTCAGCGAGACGATCGAGTCCGTGCGCTGCCGCTGGTGCAACGCGGTCGACCAGATCGAGCTGGTGGACCGCCCGGGCGCGAGCGCCTGAGATCGGAGCGATGCAGCCGTGGTGGAACGTCCAGAAGGGGATCCGGGGGCCGAGCGTGCGGACGCGCCCGGAGGAGTGGTCGACGAGGTGCTCGATCAGCCACTGCCCGAGGGCGTTCGGCGCCGTGTCGTGGCGCTCACCGCGGAGTGGTTCGGGGCGCTGACGGTCGCCGAACTGCCGCCCCCTTTGCGGCAGTACGCCCGTTTCACCCCGACCCGTCGGGCCAAGTTCGCCGGTAACGCGATGGCCGCGGCGCTGGAGAGCGACCCGGTCTTCCGGCAGCGGATCGCGGGCAAGCTGCGGGAGGCCCAGCCGGAGCTCGCCGAGGCCCTGGAGCAGGGGACCCCGCCCGCCGCCGCCGATCCGCTGGACGTCGCGGCCGCGGCGTACGTGCTGCGTCCCGAGGGCTGGATCAAGCTGGTCGCGGCGGCCGGCGAGGAGGCGCAGCGGGCGCGCGCCGAACGGGCCGGCGAGGAGGCCGAGCGGGAGCTGGCCCGGCTGCGCGAGGAGTTGGCGCAGGCGCGCGGGGAGGCCCGTGCGGAGGCGGACCGGGTCCGCGCCGGCCTGGAGGCGGCCCGCAAGGAGAACGAGTCGCTGCAGCGCCGGCTGCGCAGTGCGCTCAGCGACGTCAAGCGCGGCGAGGCGGCGGTCCGCAAGGTCGAGGCGGTGCTGGCCGAGGCCCGGGAGCGGGCGACGGCGGAGAAGGCCGGGGCCGACAGCGAACTGCGCCGGCTCAAGGCCCGGATCGCGGAGGTCGAGGCGGCGCTGGAGACCAGCCGGCGGTCCGCCCGCGAGGGGCGCAGCGTCGAGGACATGCGGCTGCGGCTGCTGCTCGACACCGTGCTGGACGCGGCCCAGGGGCTGCGTCGCGAACTGGCGCTGCCGCCCGCCGCGGGCCGCCCGGCGGACACCGTCGACGCGGTCGCGCCGGGCCGGATGACGCCCAAGGACATCGCGACCCGGGCGCTGTCGGAGACCGACCCGGCGCTGTTGGACCAGCTCCTGGCGCTGCCTCAGGCGCACATGGTGGTGGACGGCTACAACGTCACCAAGACCGGCTATCCGACCATGCCGCTGGAGAAGCAGCGGCTGCGGTTGCTGGGCGGGCTGGCGGTGCTGGCGGCCCAGACCGGCGCGGAGATGACCTGTGTTTTCGACGGGGCGGAGCTGGCCGCGCCGGTGCTGTTGGCGCCGCCGCGCGGGGTGCGGGTGCTGTTCAGCAAACCGGGTGTGACGGCCGACGACTTGATCCGCCAGCTGGTCCGGGCCGAGCCGTCCGGCCGGCCGGTGGTGGTGGTCTCCTCGGACCGGGAGGTGGCCGACGGGGTCGCCAAGGCGGGTGCCCGGCCGGTGGCATCGGCCTTGCTGCTCAAGCGACTTGCGCGAACCTGACATATCCCGTGTTGCCCGGAATGGTGCCGGGGAAATTCGTTTGACGGTGGTACCGCTGCGTCAATTGGCGCTCACGGGCAGTGTGATGTTGGTAAAAGATGGGGTTCCCGGTGCAGTTTTTCCCCGGGAGGATTTGAAGCGATCACAACTCGGTTACTAAGGTCGGCCTCGAACCTTCATACAGGTGATCATCCAACCGGGACGGTCAGTGAAGGTACCGCCGAGTCCGCGGCGTTCGCGCGGAGCCGGGGCACTCGCTCCCCCCACTCCCGGTAGGCGGCTGGAGGAAGAAGGAGCTCGCCCCCGTGGCGTCCCACCGTCGACCCAAGCAGCCGAGCCGTACTCGTGTGACCGTGCTCACCGCGACCGCCGCCGCTGCCGTCGCCCTCTCGTCGCAGGCGGCGCACGCCGCCGACCCGAGTCAGTCGAAGAAGGACGTCAAGTCCGAGGTCGACAAGCTCTACGGCGAGGCGGAGCAGGCCACCGAGAAGTACAACGGCGTCAAGGAGCAGCAGGACAAGCTCCAGAAAGAGGTCGACGACCTCCAGGACAAGGTCGCCCGTGGCCAGGGCGACCTGAACCAGCTCCGCAAGGGGCTGGGTGCCATCGCCTCCGGCCAGTACCGCAGCGGCAGCATCGACCCCTCGGTCCAGCTGTTCCTCTCCGGCGACCCGGACACCTACCTCGAAAAGGCCGCCACCCTCGACCAGTTGAGCGGCAAGCAGGCCGAGCAGCTCAGGACGATCGCGGACAAGCAGCGCCAGCTCGCGCAGGAGCGCGCCGAGGCCGCGAGCAAGATCCAGGACCTCTCCGAGGCCCGCAAGTCGCTCGGCGAAAAGAAGGACGAGATCAAGGGCAAGCTCGCCAAGGCGCAGGAGCTGCTCAACACGCTGACCGCCAAGGAGCGGGCGGCCATGCAGGCCGCGGACGACCGCGCCAACCGCAGCAACGACCGGGTCAACCTCGGCGACGACGTGCCCGCCTCGCAGCGCGGTGCGGCCGCCCTGGCCGCCGCCCAGTCGAAGATAGGCTCGCCCTACGTCTGGGGCGCGACCGGCCCGTCCTCCTTCGACTGCTCGGGGCTGACCTCCTGGGCGTACGCGCAGGCCG is a genomic window containing:
- the qcrB gene encoding cytochrome bc1 complex cytochrome b subunit — protein: MSNETTATTERRGQAPRGERIADWADGRLGIYSLAKANMRKIFPDHWSFMLGEVALYSFIIIILTGVYLTLFFHPSMAEVTYHGSYVPMHGIKMTQAFESTLNISFDVRGGLLIRQIHHWAALVFLAAMMVHMMRVFFTGAFRKPREVNWLFGFLLFVLGMFTGFTGYSLPDDLLSGTGVRFIEGVILAMPLVGSYLQMFIFGGEFPGHDIIPRFFTVHVLLLPGIMLGLLVAHLILVFYHKHTQFPGAGKTNNNVVGMPLLPVYMAKAGGFFFLVFGVISVIAAVASINPVWAIGPYRPDQVSTGAQPDWYMGFAEGLVRVMPGWEWNFWGHTINFGVLIPILVFPLVLVAIAVYPFIESWVRGDKREHHILDRPRNVPTRTGFGVAWLVAYFVMLIGGGNDLWATHFHLSINSITWFVRIAFFVGPVLAFIATKRICLGLQRRDKDKVLHGRESGIIKRLPHGEFIEVHEPLNQEQLHVLTQHEQPEPLELGPEVDENGVRRKFKRSQKLRAKLSKGYYGEDNVIPKPTVEEYKEITSGHGHH
- a CDS encoding aminotransferase class V-fold PLP-dependent enzyme; this encodes MPVVTAAADRSVCAPLPVLGRDVLVPLVTGGEAVYAALDYAASAPALQRVWDDVAAYAPYYGSVHRGAGYLSQLSTDLFENARKAVADFLGCRAEDQVVFTRSTTDSLNLLAATLPQGTRVFVFETEHHASLLPWERRADLAVTYLNAPRTPRQAVDTMEKALATREPYGPALVCVTGASNVTGELWPVRELAAAAHAHGARIVLDAAQLAPHHPVDIAELDVDWVAFSGHKLYAPFGAGVLAGRADWLQEAEPYLAGGGASRKVARRADGGVDVEWHTTAARHEAGSPNVIGAYAIASACRALTEAGFDGLVAREQELIARVQAGLADVPEVRILSLFGDDAPRVGVISFIVEGWNSSHFAAALSAEYGIGVRDGLFCAHPLVRTLLGSEPGDPGECGAPEAAPGERSLNAIRVSFGAGTPDEHVDRFVRAVRELVAEGARWNYRVEDGRCVPAGSAGAAGSAGAA
- a CDS encoding rhomboid family intramembrane serine protease; this translates as MTAPVHPARSLRAVFSRMTNVLIGLCCALFALGPDSGLNRTYGTGDALFHAQSRYYEHWGVIPLDLWSGAPRALLTPLTALFVHASWLHLLGNMLFLYVFGGMTEARMGRLPFTAFYVTVGYLALLGYAAAHASSDQTLVGASGSISGVLGAFLFLFPRARVTSLFPFLFFLPLRFPAWLVLLFWFCLQWQAARHDPAGPGVAYLAHVVGFALGFLYAWARYGRDTVGATRDNGPSAEGESQP
- a CDS encoding C40 family peptidase; protein product: MASHRRPKQPSRTRVTVLTATAAAAVALSSQAAHAADPSQSKKDVKSEVDKLYGEAEQATEKYNGVKEQQDKLQKEVDDLQDKVARGQGDLNQLRKGLGAIASGQYRSGSIDPSVQLFLSGDPDTYLEKAATLDQLSGKQAEQLRTIADKQRQLAQERAEAASKIQDLSEARKSLGEKKDEIKGKLAKAQELLNTLTAKERAAMQAADDRANRSNDRVNLGDDVPASQRGAAALAAAQSKIGSPYVWGATGPSSFDCSGLTSWAYAQAGQSLPRTSQEQANAGTRIGSESALKPGDLVLFYGDLHHIGLYAGNGTVLHAPKPGAAVRYESINNMPFQFGVRV
- the trpD gene encoding anthranilate phosphoribosyltransferase, whose translation is MNVVTPAGGGSVADRSWPAVLNALLDARDLTADDTAWVMDRIMRGEATDAQIAGFAVALRAKGETVAEISGLVRAMYAHASLIEVPGPSVDIVGTGGDGANTVNISTMSAIVVAGTGAKVVKHGSRAASSASGATDVLEKLGINLDLSPRRVVEVAEEAGITFCFAAKFHPALRHVAAARGQLGIRTTFNVLGPLTNPARVRAQATGVADARIAPILAGVLAERGSSALVFRGDDGLDELTTTATSRVWVVRDGAVHEESFDPRDVGIDLVPVEALRGGDASYNAEVARRLLDGETGPVREAVLLNAAAALAALEPSDAPLTERIRDGLRKAAESIDSGAARRTLDRWVAASNA
- a CDS encoding NYN domain-containing protein; translated protein: MVERPEGDPGAERADAPGGVVDEVLDQPLPEGVRRRVVALTAEWFGALTVAELPPPLRQYARFTPTRRAKFAGNAMAAALESDPVFRQRIAGKLREAQPELAEALEQGTPPAAADPLDVAAAAYVLRPEGWIKLVAAAGEEAQRARAERAGEEAERELARLREELAQARGEARAEADRVRAGLEAARKENESLQRRLRSALSDVKRGEAAVRKVEAVLAEARERATAEKAGADSELRRLKARIAEVEAALETSRRSAREGRSVEDMRLRLLLDTVLDAAQGLRRELALPPAAGRPADTVDAVAPGRMTPKDIATRALSETDPALLDQLLALPQAHMVVDGYNVTKTGYPTMPLEKQRLRLLGGLAVLAAQTGAEMTCVFDGAELAAPVLLAPPRGVRVLFSKPGVTADDLIRQLVRAEPSGRPVVVVSSDREVADGVAKAGARPVASALLLKRLART
- a CDS encoding Lrp/AsnC family transcriptional regulator — translated: MITSIVLIKTSVDQIPEIAEQIAALEGVSEVYSVTGAHDLIAMVRVANHDDLADVIPGRISKVPGVASTETHIAFRTYSQHDLEAAFSIGLDA